In the Arthrobacter sp. CDRTa11 genome, CTTCGGACTGGTGGCCGCCGTCGGCCAGGTGGTTCTGTTCGTTTCCCCGACAATCGGCGGGATCAGTTTTGGGGTTCCTTCACTGGGGCTGGCCCTGTTCCTTGCGGGGCTTGCTGCCGGCAGGGAAGGCGGCGCAGACGGCCGCGGACCACACAGATTCGTGGGGCTGTGGATGATGCTGTTGGGCGGGATCGGAATGCTCACCCTGCCAGTGCAGCCGCTGGTGTACGCGCTGGAACTGCTGCCTCTTACCTTCGCGACCGCCGTGTTTGCCCTGTTCGGCGCGGGCTGGATTGGGCTGGCTTTCACCCTCCGCACGGAAACGGCGCCTGCGGCCCAAACCCTCTAGCGCCACCTCTCAACCCGCTGAGCTAATCCAGCAGAACGCACCCAGCTCGGGAACACCGTCCGCCCCGCCGTCGTTGTGCCCAACGGCAGCCCATCCGAAACCTTCGGATCGATCCCCAACCAAAGGACACCCCTTGACTCCTCGCACCATCGTGATCACCGGCGCCAGCGACGGGATCGGCGCAGCAGCCGCAAGGTCGCTGGCGGAGGCAGGGGAGCGGGTTGTCGTCGTCGGCCGTTCCGCTGAAAAGACGCGTTCCGTCGCCAAAGAGCTCAACGCTGACTACTTCGTCACGGACTTCGCCGACCTGGCGCAGGTCCGCACCCTCGCTGCCCAGCTCAGGGAAAACTACCCGCGGATCGACGTCCTGGCCAACAACGCCGGCGGCATCATGGGCAAGCGCACCCTCACCGTGGACGGGCACGAATCCACCTTCCAGATCAACCACCTGGCCCCCTTCCTGCTTACCACCGGACTGATGGACGTGCTGGCCGCCAGCAACGCCAAGGTCATCAACACCTCCAGCGCCGCGAACGGCTTCGGCAAACTGGATCTCTTTGACCTCACCTCGGAGCACGGCTACTCCACCCACCGCGCCTACGGCACCGGAAAACTGGCCAACATCCTGTTCACAAGCGAACTGCACCGCCGTTTCGGCGATCAGGGAATCACGACGGCGGCATTCCACCCGGGCGTGGTCCGCACCAACTTCGCGGCCGAGTCCAGCAGCCCCTGGCGGCACGCCTACAAGACGCTCCTGAACAGGTTCATGCTCTCGCCGGAGCAGGGTGCGGACACCCTGCTTTGGCTCATTAACGGCACCCCGGGGACTGACTGGATCTCCGGTGCCTACTACTACAAGCGCGCCCTGGCCAAGGCCAACGCCCAGGCCTACGATGCCGATCTGGCCCGCGAGTTCTGGGACCGGAGTGCGGAGTTGGTTACGGCCTGAACACAATCTTCCAGCAGCCTTGGACGGCCACCGAGTAGGTCCTACCCTTGAGATCGTAAGCATGCTTTCTATTGGTGAGGGGTGGTTTTCATGCGCAAGTCCTCGGTCATCGGGCTGGCAGCAGCAAGTGTCCTGGCATTGGCATCATGCACCGGGGGAGGTGCGGGGCAGGGGCCCTCACCCACTGCCACCACCACCGGAAATTCGCAGGCCAAGGCCTATACCGAAGACGAACTGCGCGACCTGATTTCCGGAATGAAGGATGCCGAGGGCAACGAACTGAAGCTCTATTCCAAGGAGCAGGTTGACCAGGGCGGCACTATTGCCGAGAAGCTGATGACTACGGCGACGGTGGAGCCCGAGGACTGCAAGTCGATCGCCACAGCAGGGCTCCTGGATGAGGTGGAGAACGGCGATGTTGCCGTTGCCGTCTCCGAGAGTGCCATGCCGCGGACGCTGTCCGCACAATCCAGCAGCAGTGGGCCGGCCGGCGTCGAGCTGCTCCGCGAGGTGAAGGGCAAACTGGGCCAGTGCTCCGACTTCACCATCGAGGTTCTGGGGCAACGCCACGAGGTGTCCAGCGAAAGCCTGGAGGCTAAGACCAATGGCGAGGAGACCTTTGCCACCGTGAGCACGCGGAATGGTGACACCGGGGAAATGCTCATGCAGGTTTCCGCGGCCGAGGGGCGCTTGCTGGTGGTTGCTACCAAGACAGGAGCTGACCTGAGGGATCCCGACCGGGAGGAACTCGAGGGCCTGGTGAATGAAGTCCTGGCCAAGGCCGGCGGCGACGGGACGGCCACGGCGTCGCCCACGAGGACACCGACGCGGACGGCGAGCCCAACAACAACCACCACGGCCTCGCCCACGGCTACCGTTACTGTGTCGCCTACGGAGACGGAGGGGAACACCAGCCCGTCTCCATCGCTGCCAGCGAGCCCCACGGCTACGCGCTAGGAAACTCCTCGCCAGGTTTGGTGGACTGTTGGCTGCAGGCTATTCGCCCAGCAGCCCGTAGGTGCTGATGACATTGCCTTTGCTGGTCCGGTACTGGTCCTGCAGGCTGAGCCGGGTGATGGGGTCGTCGGTCTCGAACAGACGGCGGCCCCTGCCGGCCACCACAGGATGGGTCATCAGGGTCAGGGAGTCCAGCAGCCCGGCGAACAGGAGCTGGCGCACCACGGAAATGCTGCCGCAGACGGCGATCTCGCCGCCGTCGCGTTCTTTCAGCCCGCCCACAAATTCCTCCAGCGAACCCTCAATGAGGTGCGAGTTCTCCCACTCCAGCGGTTCGGTCAGGCTGCGTGAGGCGACGTGCTTCTCCACGGGGTTGATGAAACCGGCGAAGTCCTCGTCCACCGATGCCGTGGGCCAGTAACCGGCCCACTCCTGGTAGCTGACCCGGCCCAGCACCACCGTGTCCACACTCTTGATCATGCGGTCCAGCCCCATGCCCAGCTCGTCGTCGAAGCTGTCGAACTGCCAAAGATTGGGGTCTGACACCACTCCATCCACGGAGTGGAACAGGCCGGCGGTAACTTTGCGCATAAGGACCTCTAAGATGATGCCAACGGTTGCTGCGGGCCGGCGGATACCGGCGGACAGGTCCCACGGTATTAGGCCGACGGACGATGGGGAAGACTTGGTTCTTCTTCAGCCGCCCTTCGGAAATGCGTAACTCTTGTGGGTCCGCGCGCGCGTGGCCTGCGCAAATCCGGGCTCGAAGCCTTCCCTGAGACCAAAAGTTACGCATTCCCGGCGCACTTGCAGGGTAAGTATTGAGCAAGCCCCAGCCAGCGAAAGTTCCCGCCGTAGTTAGGTTGGTCACGCGCGCCTGCGTGTTGCACGATTCCTGGCATCGCCAGCCGCATACTGGTCATGAGCGGCCACTCGCCGGCCCCGGACAGACAGGAGGAAGTGCATGGAAACCTTGAAGAAAATCGTGAGCAACCAGTATTTCCCCGCAGCCGTCGTCCTGACGGCTGTGGTGCTTTTCTGGGCCGTGGGCATGCTGGGCGGCCTGTCCATGCTCAACGACAAGAACGCGCCGATGGCCACCCTCACGTGGATGCTGTTCGTCTACATGGCAGCAGCCCTCACGCCGATCGCCGGGATCATGGCTGCCATGGACCTGGTCCGCCGCTACAGGCTGAACCGCCAGATGCGTCGGACTCAGTTCACCGAAGCGGAGAAGGCTGAGTGGGAGCTGACGGAGGCCGTGCAGGCCGAGTTCGAGCAGACCGAGGCGGAGCAGGCCGAGTTCGAGCAGGCGGAGGACCAGCCCGCTGAGAACCAGCAGCAGCCTGAGGTCCAGCATCCGAAGGTCCAGCAGGCACCGGCCCAGCATCAAGAAACCCCGTCAGCGCACAAAAGGCCCGGCTGGAAACAGGCCGCCTGAGCGCCGCGGCTGAACGTTACAGCGCCAGTTCCACCCGGTTCCGCCCGGCGGCCTTGGCAGCGTAAAGCGCCGAGTCAGCCTCGCCCAGCAACTGCTCGGCGTCCACTCTGTGCTCTGCGCTGAAGGCGGCAATCCCCGCGCTGAGCGTCAGCAGCCCCGCCGGATCGCCCTCGTGGGGGATCGCCAATTCCCGAACGCTGTGGAGCGCCCGCTCCATCACTTCCCGGGCGCCCAGCTGCGTCTGGTTCGGCAGGACCATCAGGAACTCTTCGCCGCCGAACCGGTACACGCCGTCGCTTTTCCTGGCCTGGCTCACCAGCGCGGCAGCCACTGCCCGCAAAGCGAGGTCGCCCGCCTGGTGGCCATAGATGTCGTTGTAGCTCTTGAAGTTGTCCACATCGCACATGGCTACCGAGTACACCTCCGCGTACCGCTGGCTGCGTGCGTGCAGCTGCTCCAGGTCCTCGGACAGCTTCAGCCGGTTGTGCAGACCGGTGAGCGGATCGGTGCGCGCTTCCTGCGAGAGCACCTTCCGGTAATGGGCCAGATCGGCATGGAGGGTGGTGACCCGCAGCGCCACCAGCAGGCGGGCATGCAGCACAAACGGATCCAGGGGCTTGGTGACGTAGTCGTCAGCGCCGGCTTCAAGCCCTGCCAGTACGTCATCCCGGGATCCCTGGGAGGTCAGCATCACGATGTAGGTGTAGAGATCGGCCTCGCGTGCCCGGATGGCCCGGCACAGCGCCAGGCCATCCATTCCGGGCATCATCCAGTCGGTGACCACAACGTCCGGCTGGTGCTGCAGGTAGAGCTTCCACGCCTCATCGCCGTCCGCCGCTGCAAGGCAGTCATGTCCGGAACGCTCGACGGCGGCCCTGGCCACCATGAGTGAGCCAGGATCGTCATCAGCTACCAGGACCTTCAATGCGTCACCACCAGGGCTTCGTCCAGGGCGGCGCCCACCAGGACCAGTTCCCGTTCCAGCCGCCTGATCAGCTGCACCCCGCCGTCGTGGTTTCCGCTTCGTCCCATTCCTTCCAGCTCCTGGCAGAGATCCGCGACGGCGGTGGCACCGATGTTGGCGGCTGCCCCTTTGAGCGTGTGGGCAGCCAGCTGCAAAGCAGGCCCGCCGCCGTCGTCCACCGCCTGCTTTAGGGCCGCGAGCCGCGCCGGAACATCCCGCTGGAACGCCTCCGCGGCGGCGGGCAGCAGGCCCAGTCCGTCTGCGGGGCCCAGCTCCCTCAGGACGGCGAGACGTTCCGGATCCACCGACGGCGGCCGCTCGACGTCGTTCCCCGGTTCCGGGATCCAGCGGGCCAGCGTCGCCTCCAGCTCAGCGGCCACCACCGGCTTGGAGAGGTAATCGTCCATGCCCGCAGCCAAGCACCGTTCGCGGTCGCCGTCGAGTGCTCCGGCTGTCATGGCGATAATGGGAAGGCGGCTGTGCTTTCCGCTGCTGCCGCGGATGATCCGGGTGGCCTCGAAGCCGTCCATCACCGGCATATGGCAATCCATCAGGACAGCCGAATAGTTGGTGGAGGCAGTGGCGGCCACGGCCTCGGCGCCGTCGGCCACCACGTCCACGTCATATCCGAACCGGATGACAGTAGCCCGGGCCACCAGCTGGTTTACCTCGTTGTCCTCCACTACCAGGATGCGGCCGCGGGACGGCCCCGCGGGAGCCTCTTGAGCAGCAGCCGCTGCACGAGGTTCAGCTGCGGGTGCGGGTGTCATTTCCCGGGCAGACATCAGCCGGACCAGCCGGTTGTAGAACTCGGAACTGCGTACAGGCTTCATCAGCCATTCACGGACTCCGGCGTCCGCCACTTCCTCCGCATCCACCTGCATGGTGGAAGTCAGCAAGATCATTTCAAGCCTGGCTAACAGGGGGTCGGCCGTGATCTGGCGTGCAAGCTCAAGGCCGTCCATTTCCGGCATGCAAAGGTCAAGCACGGCGATGTCGAACGGCTCCCCGGCGGAGGCCGCCTCCCGGGCCCGGGCCAGCGCGGACTGCGCATCCGGCACCGCTTCCGGTTCCAGGCGCCAGCCGCGCAGCTGTGATTCCAGCACCAGCCTGTTGGTGGCGTTGTCATCCACTACCAGCACCTTCAGCCCCTTAAGGAAGCCGGAGGGCGGGACTGGAGCACTGGAGCCTGGTGCCACCGGCAGCGGGATGCGGAACCAGAACGTGCTGCCTTCCTGCAGTTGGCTCTTGAGCCCAATCTCTCCGCCCATGGCTTCGGTCAGGCGGCTGCAGATAGCCAGCCCCAGCCCCGTGCCACCGTAGCGCCGGGTGGTGGAGGCATCTGCCTGCGAAAACGATTCGAAGAGCCGTGTGTGGTCCGCCGGATCAATGCCGATGCCGGTATCCCGGACGTCGAAGCGCACCATTGCCGTGTTGTCCTCCTGGATCTCCGAGCGTACCCGGATGGACACCTCGCCGGTCGCCGTGAACTTCACCGCGTTGGAGGCCAGGTTCAGGAGGATTTGGCGGATCCGGCCGGAATCGCCGGAGAGGAGTGCCGGAACGTCCGGATCGCAGTAGGCAATAAGCTCCAGCTGCTTCGCCTGCGCAGTCTCGGCCAACAGCCCTGCCACTTCTTCCACCAGGATCCGCGGATCAAAGGGCCGCACATCCAGGTCCACCTTGCCGGCTTCCAGCTTGGAGAAATCCAGGATGTCATTGATGAGCGCAAGGAGTGCCTCACCGGCGCCCTTGACCCCCTGGGCGTACTGCCGCTGCGTTTCATCCAGGGGAGTTTCCAAAAGCAGGGCCGTCAGCCCCACCACCCCGTTCATCGGCGTGCGGATCTCGTGGCTCATGGTTGCCAGGAATTCGGACTTCAGCCGGCTGGATTCCAGGGCTGCCTCCTGTGCAGCCTGAAGCTCCCGTTCAGCCGCCCGGCGCTGGGTGATATCGCGGGCGATAGTGGCCACACCGTGCAGCTCTCCGTTTTCACGGATCGGGGAGACGGTCAGGGACACCGGAATGACGGTTCCGTCTTTCCTCAAGTGCTCGGTTTCGTAGCTCATGGCGTCCTTGCCGTCATAGAGCCGCGCGAAGGCCTCCAGGTCCCGTTCCTTGTTTTCAGGTGTCAGGAGGAAGGTAGCGTCACGGCCGATCACCTCGTCCGCCATATAGCCGTACTGCTTTTCCGCGCCGGGGTTCCAGCTGGTGACGATGCCTTCGCTGGTGGTCCCCAGGATGGCGTCTGTGGAGGAGTTGACGATTGCTGCCAGTCCCTCCAGCTCATGGGTACGTGCGGTAACCTCTTGCTCCAGGCCGGTAGTCAGCCTGATGTTCTCGATAATGATCAGCACCTGCCGGACCACCACGGCTACCAGCGTTATCCTGGCCACCACCAGCAGGAAAGTATCAACATCCTGAATGTGCGGGGCAGCAAACATCACCAGTGCGATCAGGAGCGGGGCGTAGGGGAGGAGCTCCAGGGCCAGCGCGTACGACCTACGGTCCGGGGCCGGATTCTCACTAAAAGGAACCAAGGGTGCCAGGGCAATCAGGAGGAAGGCGGAGATCCATCCGATGGCCAGCGGCGAGCCGGTGACCCCTGTGACCCCTTCAAACGTGAGCCGGACGTAGATGCTGTCCGTCACGGTCAGTACCAGGAGGCCGCCGCCAAAACACAGCCAGGGGAGCCGCTCGCCGGGCTGCCGGCG is a window encoding:
- a CDS encoding SDR family NAD(P)-dependent oxidoreductase produces the protein MTPRTIVITGASDGIGAAAARSLAEAGERVVVVGRSAEKTRSVAKELNADYFVTDFADLAQVRTLAAQLRENYPRIDVLANNAGGIMGKRTLTVDGHESTFQINHLAPFLLTTGLMDVLAASNAKVINTSSAANGFGKLDLFDLTSEHGYSTHRAYGTGKLANILFTSELHRRFGDQGITTAAFHPGVVRTNFAAESSSPWRHAYKTLLNRFMLSPEQGADTLLWLINGTPGTDWISGAYYYKRALAKANAQAYDADLAREFWDRSAELVTA
- a CDS encoding dihydrofolate reductase family protein is translated as MRKVTAGLFHSVDGVVSDPNLWQFDSFDDELGMGLDRMIKSVDTVVLGRVSYQEWAGYWPTASVDEDFAGFINPVEKHVASRSLTEPLEWENSHLIEGSLEEFVGGLKERDGGEIAVCGSISVVRQLLFAGLLDSLTLMTHPVVAGRGRRLFETDDPITRLSLQDQYRTSKGNVISTYGLLGE
- a CDS encoding GGDEF domain-containing protein; amino-acid sequence: MKVLVADDDPGSLMVARAAVERSGHDCLAAADGDEAWKLYLQHQPDVVVTDWMMPGMDGLALCRAIRAREADLYTYIVMLTSQGSRDDVLAGLEAGADDYVTKPLDPFVLHARLLVALRVTTLHADLAHYRKVLSQEARTDPLTGLHNRLKLSEDLEQLHARSQRYAEVYSVAMCDVDNFKSYNDIYGHQAGDLALRAVAAALVSQARKSDGVYRFGGEEFLMVLPNQTQLGAREVMERALHSVRELAIPHEGDPAGLLTLSAGIAAFSAEHRVDAEQLLGEADSALYAAKAAGRNRVELAL
- a CDS encoding hybrid sensor histidine kinase/response regulator, whose protein sequence is MSQTGLVEQRPAVDSSKVPLGRLILLAVVVVAALGLFFTANSGTTTALVAGDFAIMLAALLAGASCGRASLRGGPNARAWGFMALAAFIWAAGMALWTYYGLAYNHVYPFPSLADAGFLGYSIPAAAALFAFKRRSGSRVALLRTVLDAVVIAGSVLVVSWHTALGPVFSTEYADLLTRLTGLGYPVVDVVITSLVLVLVMRRQPGERLPWLCFGGGLLVLTVTDSIYVRLTFEGVTGVTGSPLAIGWISAFLLIALAPLVPFSENPAPDRRSYALALELLPYAPLLIALVMFAAPHIQDVDTFLLVVARITLVAVVVRQVLIIIENIRLTTGLEQEVTARTHELEGLAAIVNSSTDAILGTTSEGIVTSWNPGAEKQYGYMADEVIGRDATFLLTPENKERDLEAFARLYDGKDAMSYETEHLRKDGTVIPVSLTVSPIRENGELHGVATIARDITQRRAAERELQAAQEAALESSRLKSEFLATMSHEIRTPMNGVVGLTALLLETPLDETQRQYAQGVKGAGEALLALINDILDFSKLEAGKVDLDVRPFDPRILVEEVAGLLAETAQAKQLELIAYCDPDVPALLSGDSGRIRQILLNLASNAVKFTATGEVSIRVRSEIQEDNTAMVRFDVRDTGIGIDPADHTRLFESFSQADASTTRRYGGTGLGLAICSRLTEAMGGEIGLKSQLQEGSTFWFRIPLPVAPGSSAPVPPSGFLKGLKVLVVDDNATNRLVLESQLRGWRLEPEAVPDAQSALARAREAASAGEPFDIAVLDLCMPEMDGLELARQITADPLLARLEMILLTSTMQVDAEEVADAGVREWLMKPVRSSEFYNRLVRLMSAREMTPAPAAEPRAAAAAQEAPAGPSRGRILVVEDNEVNQLVARATVIRFGYDVDVVADGAEAVAATASTNYSAVLMDCHMPVMDGFEATRIIRGSSGKHSRLPIIAMTAGALDGDRERCLAAGMDDYLSKPVVAAELEATLARWIPEPGNDVERPPSVDPERLAVLRELGPADGLGLLPAAAEAFQRDVPARLAALKQAVDDGGGPALQLAAHTLKGAAANIGATAVADLCQELEGMGRSGNHDGGVQLIRRLERELVLVGAALDEALVVTH